A genomic window from Eriocheir sinensis breed Jianghai 21 chromosome 9, ASM2467909v1, whole genome shotgun sequence includes:
- the LOC126996092 gene encoding ras-related protein Rab-35-like: MSREYDHLFKLLIIGDSGVGKSSLLLRFADNTFTGNYITTIGVDFKIRTLEVDGERVKLQIWDTAGQERFRTITSTYYRGTHGVIVVYDVTNGESFANVKRWLHEIDQNCEVVNRILVGNKNDCPDRKVVLYEDAKRFADQMNISLFETSAKDNINVEEMFTVMTKMVLQTKKEQKDRQMETNNPLRLHTPKKGKGKQKCC, encoded by the exons ATGTCGAGAGAGTACGACCACCTGTTCAAGTTACTCATCATAGGGGACTCAG GTGTGGGGAAGAGCTCTCTCCTGCTAAGGTTTGCAGACAACACCTTCACTGGGAACTACATCACCACCATCGGCGTCGACTTCAAGATCCGCACGCTAGAGGTCGATGGAGAACGGGTCAAACTGCAGATCTGGGACACCGCTGGGCAAGAACGCTTCCGCACCATCACATCTAC GTACTACCGAGGCACTCACGGGGTGATAGTAGTGTATGATGTCACCAACGGAGAAAGCTTTGCCAATGTCAAGCGCTGGCTGCACGAGATTGATCAGAACTGTGAGGTTGTCAACAGGATACTCG TGGGAAACAAGAATGACTGTCCAGACCGCAAAGTAGTCCTGTATGAAGATGCCAAGCGCTTTGCAGACCAGATGAACATCAGTCTCTTTGAAACCAGTGCAAAAGACAACATCAATGTAGAGGAG ATGTTCACGGTGATGACCAAAATGGTTCTCCAgacaaagaaagaacagaaggaccGCCAAATGGAAACCAACAACCCATTACGCCTACACACCCCTAAAAAAGGCAAAGGAAAACAGAAGTGCTGCTAG
- the LOC126996088 gene encoding uncharacterized protein LOC126996088: MRTATACLFIVGALLAEAPRWAAGDSLRCYTCSTSENDETCLHDPDGVTSNAPITNCEMEGTVCCMIRRVNYAEDETKLHSFARMCVDNCAKDGFQEYPDPTFITYETICSTPECNVGPGDEPLSGQGPTEAKDNEIWGIKGDRSGAGSLKISFTFLTVLPALLLLLRQQN, translated from the exons ATGAGGACTGCTACCGCTTGCCTGTTTATCGTGGGCGCCCTGCTGGCAGAGGCACCGAGATGGGCAGCAG gGGACTCGCTGCGCTGCTACACTTGCAGCACGAGTGAAAATGATGAGACGTGCCTCCACGACCCTGACGGTGTTACCAGCAACGCGCCAATCACCAACTGCGAGATGGAGGGGACGGTGTGTTGCATGATCCGCCGCGTCAACTACGCCGAGGACGAGA cCAAGCTACACTCGTTCGCCAGGATGTGTGTTGACAACTGCGCGAAGGATGGTTTCCAGGAGTACCCTGACCCCACCTTCATCACCTACGAGACTATCTGTAGCACCCCGGAGTGTAACGTGGGCCCAGGAGACGAGCCACTGTCGG GCCAAGGTCCGACTGAGGCCAAGGACAACGAGATCTGGGGAATAAAAGGAGACCGTTCGGGTGCAGGATCCCTCAAAATATCCTTCACATTCCTGACAGTCctgcccgccctcctcctcctcctcagacaacAGAACTAG